One window of the Colletotrichum destructivum chromosome 6, complete sequence genome contains the following:
- a CDS encoding Putative proteasome alpha-subunit domain, proteasome, subunit alpha/beta, nucleophile aminohydrolase: MTSIGTGYDLSNSIFSPDGRNFQVEYAVKAVENGGTSIGIRCKDGVVLAVEKVIASKLWKPNANKRIATIDRHLGAVYSGMIPDGRHFVDRAREEARGWRETFKTPISTADLAARMGGYLQAYTLYSSVRPFGITAIVGGFDPSTESPVDGEVGSGPKVGAGGKDTSKKHGGPFLYMIEPSGSYWGYYGAATGKGRQAAKAELEKLDLAEGGLTLKDAVKEAARIIYVAHDDNKDKEFELEMSWISDIDGPTKGRHEEVPKDLREEAERLAKKALEGDDDDDEDKKDDDKMEE, encoded by the exons ATG ACGTCGATAGGCACAGGTTATGACCTGAGCAACTCCATCTTCTCTCCCGACGGCCGCAACTTCCAGGTCGAGTACGCCGTCAAGGCTGTCGAGAACGGCGGCACATCCATCGGCATTCGCTGCAAGGACGGTGTCGTTCTCGCCGTCGAAAAGGTCATCGCCTCGAAGCTATGGAAGCCCAACGCTAACAAGCGTATCGCCACCATTGACAGGCATCTCGGTGCT GTCTACTCAGGCATGATTCCCGACGGCCGCCACTTCGTCGACCGCGCCCGCGAAGAAGCCCGCGGCTGGCGCGAGACCTTCAAGACCCCCATCTCCACCGCCGACCTCGCAGCTCGCATGGGCGGCTACCTCCAAGCCTACACCCTCTACTCCTCCGTCCGCCCCTTCGGCATCACCGCtatcgtcggcggcttcgaccCCTCGACCGAGTCCcccgttgacggcgaggtcggctCCGGCCCTAAGGTCGGTGCTGGCGGCAAGGACACCTCCAAGAAGCACGGCGGTCCCTTCCTATACATGATCGAGCCCTCGGGATCCTACTGGGGCTACTAtggcgccgccaccggcaaGGGCCGTcaggccgccaaggccgagctcgagaagctcgacctTGCCGAGGGCGGGCTCACcctcaaggacgccgtcaaggaggccgcccGCATCATCTACGTCGCccacgacgacaacaaggacaaggaaTTTGAGCTCGAGATGAGCTGGATCAGCGACATTGACGGCCCTACCAAGGGTCGCCACGAGGAGGTGCCCAAGGACCTgcgcgaggaggcggagcggTTAGCAAAGAaggcgctcgagggcgacgatgacgacgacgaggacaagaaggatgACGACAAGATGGAAGAGTAG